Proteins from a genomic interval of Kitasatospora herbaricolor:
- the katG gene encoding catalase/peroxidase HPI has product MSENHDAIVVDAKSEAEGGCPVAHGRAPHPTQGGGNRQWWPERLNLKILAKNPAVANPLGEDFDYAAAFQGLDLPAVKRDIAEVLTTSQDWWPADFGHYGPFMIRMAWHSAGTYRISDGRGGAGAGQQRFAPLNSWPDNGNLDKARRLLWPVKKKYGRSLSWADLMILAGNVALETMGFDTFGFGGGRADVWEPDEDVYWGPETTWLGDERYTGDRELESPLGAVQMGLIYVNPEGPNGTPDPLAAARDIRETFRRMAMNDEETVALIAGGHTFGKTHGAGPADNVGDDPEAAPLEQQGLGWKNSFGTGKGGDTITSGLEGIWTNTPVTWDNTFFDILFGYEWELFQSPAGANQWRPKDGAGAGTVPDAHDASKSHAPTMLTTDLSLRFDPAYERISRRFHEDPAAFADAFARAWFKLTHRDMGPVVRYLGPEVPSETLLWQDPLPEATYGLIGAAAVAALKEQVLASGLSVSQLVSTAWASASSFRGSDKRGGANGARIRLQPQAGWDANDPDQLATVLSALESIKESFNAARTDGTQVSLADLIVIAGAAAVEKAAKDAGFDVAVPFTPGRVDASQEQTDVESFAALEPAADGFRNYLGKGNRLPAEYLLIDRANLLNLSAPELTVLVGGLRVLGANHQQSPLGVLTANPGSLTNDFFVNLLDLGTTWTATSADANTFEGRDAETGEVKWTGSRADLVFGSNSELRAVAEVYASDDAKEKFVKDFVAAWDKVMNLDRFDLV; this is encoded by the coding sequence ATGTCCGAGAACCATGACGCGATCGTCGTAGATGCGAAGTCGGAGGCGGAGGGCGGCTGCCCGGTCGCGCACGGACGCGCCCCGCACCCGACCCAGGGCGGTGGCAACCGCCAGTGGTGGCCGGAGCGGCTCAACCTGAAGATCCTTGCCAAGAACCCCGCGGTGGCCAACCCGCTCGGGGAGGACTTCGACTACGCCGCGGCGTTCCAGGGCCTCGACCTCCCCGCCGTGAAGCGGGACATCGCCGAGGTGCTGACCACCTCGCAGGACTGGTGGCCGGCGGACTTCGGCCACTACGGCCCGTTCATGATCCGGATGGCCTGGCACAGTGCCGGCACCTACCGGATCAGCGACGGCCGCGGCGGTGCCGGCGCCGGCCAGCAGCGCTTCGCCCCCCTCAACAGCTGGCCGGACAACGGCAACCTGGACAAGGCCCGCCGGCTGCTCTGGCCGGTGAAGAAGAAGTACGGCCGGAGCCTCTCCTGGGCCGACCTGATGATCCTCGCCGGCAACGTCGCCCTGGAGACGATGGGCTTCGACACCTTCGGCTTCGGCGGCGGCCGCGCGGACGTCTGGGAGCCCGACGAGGACGTCTACTGGGGCCCCGAGACCACCTGGCTCGGCGACGAGCGCTACACCGGTGACCGGGAGCTGGAGAGCCCCCTCGGCGCCGTCCAGATGGGTCTGATCTACGTCAACCCCGAGGGCCCCAACGGCACCCCGGACCCGCTGGCGGCGGCCCGCGACATCCGCGAGACCTTCCGCCGGATGGCGATGAACGACGAGGAGACCGTCGCCCTGATCGCGGGCGGCCACACCTTCGGCAAGACCCACGGCGCCGGCCCGGCGGACAACGTCGGCGACGACCCCGAGGCCGCCCCGCTCGAGCAGCAGGGCCTGGGCTGGAAGAACTCCTTCGGCACCGGCAAGGGCGGCGACACGATCACCAGCGGCCTTGAGGGCATCTGGACCAACACCCCGGTCACCTGGGACAACACCTTCTTCGACATCCTGTTCGGCTACGAGTGGGAGCTCTTCCAGAGCCCCGCCGGCGCCAACCAGTGGCGGCCGAAGGACGGCGCCGGCGCCGGGACGGTGCCGGACGCCCACGACGCGTCGAAGAGCCACGCCCCGACGATGCTCACCACCGACCTCTCGCTGCGGTTCGACCCGGCCTACGAGCGGATCTCGCGCCGCTTCCACGAGGACCCGGCCGCGTTCGCGGACGCCTTCGCCCGCGCCTGGTTCAAGCTGACCCACCGCGACATGGGCCCGGTCGTGCGCTACCTCGGCCCGGAGGTCCCCTCCGAGACGCTGCTCTGGCAGGACCCGCTGCCGGAGGCGACGTACGGGCTCATCGGTGCCGCCGCCGTCGCCGCACTCAAGGAGCAGGTCCTCGCCTCGGGCCTGTCGGTCTCCCAGCTCGTCTCCACGGCCTGGGCCTCGGCCTCGTCCTTCCGCGGCAGCGACAAGCGCGGCGGCGCCAACGGCGCGCGCATCCGCCTGCAGCCGCAGGCCGGCTGGGACGCCAACGACCCCGACCAGCTGGCGACCGTGCTGAGCGCGCTGGAGAGCATCAAGGAGTCCTTCAACGCCGCCCGGACCGACGGCACGCAGGTCTCGCTCGCCGACCTGATCGTGATCGCCGGCGCCGCCGCGGTCGAGAAGGCCGCCAAGGACGCCGGCTTCGACGTGGCGGTGCCGTTCACGCCGGGCCGGGTCGACGCCTCGCAGGAGCAGACCGACGTGGAGTCCTTCGCCGCCCTGGAGCCTGCCGCCGACGGATTCCGCAACTACCTCGGCAAGGGCAACCGCCTGCCGGCCGAGTACCTGCTGATCGACCGGGCGAACCTGCTCAACCTGAGCGCCCCCGAGCTGACCGTCCTGGTCGGCGGCCTCCGGGTGCTGGGCGCCAACCACCAGCAGTCGCCGCTCGGCGTCCTCACGGCCAACCCCGGCTCGCTGACGAACGACTTCTTCGTCAACCTGCTCGACCTGGGCACGACCTGGACGGCGACGTCCGCGGACGCGAACACCTTCGAGGGCCGCGACGCCGAGACCGGCGAGGTCAAGTGGACCGGTAGCCGCGCCGACCTGGTCTTCGGGTCGAACTCCGAGCTGCGCGCGGTCGCCGAGGTCTACGCGAGCGACGACGCCAAGGAGAAGTTCGTCAAGGACTTCGTGGCGGCGTGGGACAAGGTCATGAACCTCGACCGGTTCGACCTGGTCTGA